The nucleotide window CGCAGGCCGGGGCCTTCCGAGACCGCCGCATCCACGTCCGCCACCGAAACCACGCCCTGCTCCACCAGATGGATGGCCTCGCGCCACAGCGCCGCCTGCAGGCGGTTGGCCACATGGCCGGCGACCTCCTTGTGGATCTCGATGGGGTGCTTGCCCATGGCCCGGTAGAAATCCATGGCGGTTTCGATGGCGGCGCGGCTTGCCTTCTCGCCGCCCACCACCTCCACCAGCGGAATGAGGTGCGGGGGATTGAAGGGGTGGCCGATGATGCAGCGCTCGGGATGCCGGCAGCCCTCGGCGATGCGGCTCACCAGCAGGCCTGAGGAAGACGAGGCGATCACCACCTCCGGCGGCAGCACCGCGTCGATGGCGGGAAACAGCTTCTGCTTCAACTCGTAGCGCTCGGGCGCGTTCTCCTGCACGAAGTCGACGCCCGCCACCGCCTTTACCGGGTCCGGCTCGAAGCGCCAGCTGGTGGGGTCGATCGCGCCTTCGCCGCCCAGTTCCATCAGAATCGGCCAGGCGGCCGAGATGAGGCTCTGGGTGGCCTCGGCCGCGCCCGGCGCGGGGTCGCTCACCACCACGTCGAGCCCGCGCGCGAGGAACAGCGCAGCCCAGCTCGCGCCGATGGTCCCGGCTCCGATGACGGCGACGCGGCGGATGGGGTGGTTCGGTTGGGACATGGCAACTCCTGCCTGAGGCTCGGGGGGATTCCCGGTCTTCTAGCAGGAGGAATTCTCTACCGGCAGAGCTGCGACGGTATGACTGCCCTGTTCGGCCGGCGGCCTCAGCGCCCCGGAATCTCGCCCAGCAGGTCACGGGCACCGAGCCAGATGATCTGCACGCCGATGGCGAACAGGATGAAGGCGAACAGCCGCACCAGCACGTTGGTGCCGTTCTTGCCCAGCACGCGCTCGATGGTGGGCGCCTCCCGGAAGGCGAAATAGACGGTGAGCGCCACCCCGATCAGTCCCGCCACCGCCCCGATGAGGGACGACACGGACATGGCCAGATCGGTGTCGAAGGTGGACCTGTGGCTGGCGGCCAGCGCGATGGTGGTGGCGATGGAGCCGGGCCCCACCGTGAGCGGCAGGGTCAGGGGATAGAAGGCCTGGTCCTTGGCGTGGGCATCATCCAGCGGCGTGCCGTCGGCGCGCTTGGCCGGCTCGTCGCCCTGGTGCAGCAGGTTCCAGCCCACGGAGGTCACCACCACGCCGCCGGCCACCCGCAGCACCGGCAAGGTGATGCCGAAGAACAGGAGCACCTGCGCGCCGATGATCAGCGAGCCCAGAAGCATCAGGAAGCCGTAGACGGCGACGGAGCGGGCCAGCAGTTCCCGGGTCGACGCGGAGCAGCCGCGCACGAAATTGAGGAAGATCGGTGCCCCGCCAAGCGGGTTCACGATGGGAAAGAGGGCAGCGAAGACGGCGAGGAAGATATTGATGGAATTGCTGAAATAGCCCACGCGCATGTCTCCCGCGCCCCGTTGGGGGCTATTTCTCCACCCGCTCCCAGCCGT belongs to Xanthobacter autotrophicus Py2 and includes:
- a CDS encoding multiple antibiotic resistance (MarC)-related protein (PFAM: multiple antibiotic resistance (MarC)-related protein~KEGG: pnu:Pnuc_0573 multiple antibiotic resistance (MarC)-related protein), yielding MRVGYFSNSINIFLAVFAALFPIVNPLGGAPIFLNFVRGCSASTRELLARSVAVYGFLMLLGSLIIGAQVLLFFGITLPVLRVAGGVVVTSVGWNLLHQGDEPAKRADGTPLDDAHAKDQAFYPLTLPLTVGPGSIATTIALAASHRSTFDTDLAMSVSSLIGAVAGLIGVALTVYFAFREAPTIERVLGKNGTNVLVRLFAFILFAIGVQIIWLGARDLLGEIPGR
- a CDS encoding 3-hydroxyacyl-CoA dehydrogenase NAD-binding (PFAM: 3-hydroxyacyl-CoA dehydrogenase domain protein; 3-hydroxyacyl-CoA dehydrogenase NAD-binding~KEGG: bpa:BPP1725 putative hydroxlacyl-CoA dehydrogenase), which codes for MSQPNHPIRRVAVIGAGTIGASWAALFLARGLDVVVSDPAPGAAEATQSLISAAWPILMELGGEGAIDPTSWRFEPDPVKAVAGVDFVQENAPERYELKQKLFPAIDAVLPPEVVIASSSSGLLVSRIAEGCRHPERCIIGHPFNPPHLIPLVEVVGGEKASRAAIETAMDFYRAMGKHPIEIHKEVAGHVANRLQAALWREAIHLVEQGVVSVADVDAAVSEGPGLRWALMGQHMTFHLGGGAGGLAHFMHHLLPAVETWWDDLGTPKVTPELQAKLVEGVTEEAGGRSIAELAQRRDTLLTQIVALKRAHDAVEEKQDLSERLDEALEESFPASDPVAVHKAD